One region of Agrobacterium tumefaciens genomic DNA includes:
- a CDS encoding plastocyanin/azurin family copper-binding protein, with the protein MISIARHVTATTIALLVSAPAFAATTIKVTEGGEGGGPMTLVMDQTTVKAGEAVFHVHNDAMSEQHEMVLVKLKSADEKIPLNTAKHRVDEKQLKSLGEVADLKPGGDGQLKAKLTPGTYLLLCNIKGHYEAGMQAKLTVTK; encoded by the coding sequence ATGATTTCTATTGCCCGTCACGTCACAGCCACCACGATCGCGCTCCTTGTTTCGGCGCCGGCTTTCGCGGCCACGACCATCAAGGTCACCGAAGGCGGTGAAGGTGGCGGACCAATGACACTCGTTATGGACCAGACGACGGTCAAAGCCGGTGAAGCCGTGTTTCATGTGCATAACGATGCCATGAGCGAGCAGCACGAAATGGTGCTCGTCAAGCTGAAGTCTGCAGACGAAAAAATACCGCTCAATACCGCGAAACACCGTGTCGATGAAAAACAGCTTAAAAGTCTTGGCGAAGTGGCCGACCTGAAGCCCGGCGGCGATGGTCAGCTCAAGGCAAAGCTTACGCCCGGCACATATCTCCTCTTATGCAACATAAAAGGTCACTACGAAGCGGGTATGCAGGCCAAGCTGACTGTTACAAAATAA
- the gcvT gene encoding glycine cleavage system aminomethyltransferase GcvT, which yields MDDTAELKITPLHSLHVSLGARMVPFAGYDMPVQYPAGVLKEHLQTRTSAGLFDVSHMGQVIVKAKSGNNADAAIALEKLVPVDILGLKEGRQRYGFFTDENGCILDDLMITNRGDHLFVVVNAACKDADVAHMKAHLSDTCDITLLDDRALIALQGPRAEAVLAELWAGVSEMKFMDVLEVPLHDVPCIVSRSGYSGEDGFEISVPAEKAEEIAKALLEHPDCEPIGLGARDSLRLEAGLCLYGNDIDTTTSPIEASLEWAIQKARRAGGDREGGFPGAERILGELKDGTSRRRVGLKPEGKAPVRGHSKLFADAEGKTEIGEVTSGGFGPSVEGPVAMGYVPAAHTAPGTAIFAEVRGKYLPVTVAALPFIKPTYKR from the coding sequence TTGGACGATACCGCCGAGCTTAAAATCACGCCGCTCCATTCCCTGCATGTTTCCCTTGGCGCCCGCATGGTGCCTTTCGCCGGTTACGACATGCCGGTACAATATCCGGCGGGCGTGCTGAAGGAACATCTTCAGACCCGTACCTCTGCTGGCCTCTTCGACGTGTCCCACATGGGCCAGGTTATCGTGAAGGCGAAGTCGGGCAACAATGCCGACGCTGCAATCGCGCTTGAAAAACTGGTGCCGGTTGACATTCTCGGCCTAAAGGAAGGCCGCCAGCGTTACGGTTTCTTCACCGATGAAAACGGCTGCATCCTCGATGATCTGATGATCACGAATCGTGGCGATCACCTTTTCGTCGTCGTCAACGCGGCGTGCAAGGACGCTGATGTCGCCCATATGAAGGCGCATCTTTCTGACACTTGCGACATTACCCTTCTCGATGATCGAGCGCTGATTGCGCTTCAGGGGCCACGCGCGGAAGCGGTTCTGGCCGAGCTTTGGGCCGGTGTTTCCGAAATGAAGTTCATGGACGTGCTGGAAGTTCCGCTGCACGACGTTCCCTGCATCGTTTCCCGTTCCGGTTATTCCGGCGAGGATGGTTTTGAAATCTCCGTGCCTGCCGAAAAGGCGGAAGAGATCGCCAAGGCCCTGCTTGAGCACCCTGATTGCGAGCCGATCGGGCTTGGAGCGCGCGATAGCCTGCGTCTTGAAGCTGGCCTTTGTCTCTACGGCAACGATATCGATACAACGACCTCCCCCATCGAAGCCTCGCTTGAATGGGCGATCCAGAAGGCGCGCCGCGCCGGTGGTGATCGCGAAGGCGGTTTCCCTGGGGCAGAGCGTATTCTCGGTGAACTCAAGGACGGCACATCGCGTCGTCGCGTCGGCCTGAAGCCAGAGGGCAAGGCACCGGTGCGCGGTCATTCCAAGCTTTTCGCGGATGCCGAAGGCAAGACGGAAATCGGCGAAGTGACTTCCGGCGGCTTCGGTCCGTCGGTCGAAGGTCCCGTTGCCATGGGTTACGTCCCTGCGGCCCATACTGCTCCCGGCACGGCGATCTTTGCGGAAGTGCGCGGCAAATATCTGCCCGTCACCGTCGCTGCCCTGCCCTTCATCAAGCCTACCTACAAACGATAA
- a CDS encoding RidA family protein, whose protein sequence is MAKREAIFPANRHALYEEHGYSAAIRSGDLLFVSGQVGSLSDGTPEPDFERQVQLAFENLKATLHAAGCTFDDIVDVTTFHTDPEKQFGTIMAVKQQIFSTKPYPNWTAIGVNWLAGFDFEIKVIARIPLDA, encoded by the coding sequence ATGGCGAAGCGCGAAGCAATCTTTCCCGCAAACAGACATGCTCTTTACGAGGAGCACGGCTATTCGGCGGCTATCCGATCCGGGGACCTTCTGTTCGTTTCCGGGCAGGTGGGCAGCCTTTCCGATGGAACGCCAGAACCCGATTTTGAACGTCAGGTACAATTGGCTTTCGAAAATCTCAAAGCCACGCTGCATGCAGCGGGCTGTACATTTGATGATATTGTCGACGTGACGACATTCCATACGGACCCCGAAAAACAGTTCGGAACCATCATGGCCGTCAAGCAGCAGATTTTCAGCACGAAGCCTTACCCGAACTGGACTGCAATAGGCGTGAACTGGCTCGCGGGCTTCGATTTCGAGATTAAGGTCATCGCCCGCATTCCTTTGGATGCATAA
- a CDS encoding TetR/AcrR family transcriptional regulator: protein MAKRRAETMEENRVKLIAAARKIFAEKGYSSASMDELTAEVGLTRGALYHNFGDKRGLLAAVVDQIDSEMASRAQEIGALAEDDWQGLLAEGAAYIEMALDPEVQRIVLLDGPAVLGDPSQWPSQSSCLHATKRTVQSLIEQGVIKSVDAEAAARLLSGAALNAALWIAASDDPVKVLPKAVEAFQSMATGLLVKPV, encoded by the coding sequence ATGGCGAAACGACGCGCGGAAACGATGGAGGAAAATCGCGTAAAACTGATCGCGGCTGCACGAAAGATTTTCGCCGAAAAGGGATACTCTTCCGCATCAATGGACGAGTTGACCGCTGAGGTTGGTCTGACGCGTGGGGCGCTTTATCACAATTTCGGAGATAAGCGTGGGCTGCTGGCGGCGGTGGTCGATCAGATCGATTCTGAAATGGCGTCTCGTGCTCAAGAGATCGGGGCATTGGCCGAGGACGATTGGCAAGGTTTGCTCGCCGAGGGCGCCGCCTATATCGAAATGGCGCTTGATCCGGAAGTACAACGCATCGTTCTGCTCGACGGGCCTGCGGTATTGGGTGATCCGTCGCAGTGGCCTAGCCAGAGCAGTTGTCTGCACGCGACCAAGCGAACGGTTCAGAGCCTCATCGAACAAGGGGTCATCAAGTCAGTCGATGCGGAAGCTGCGGCTCGGCTTCTAAGCGGCGCTGCACTTAATGCTGCGCTATGGATCGCCGCCAGTGACGATCCCGTGAAGGTGCTGCCGAAGGCTGTCGAGGCTTTCCAGTCCATGGCCACCGGCCTTCTTGTGAAACCAGTTTAA
- a CDS encoding HAD family hydrolase codes for MKLVLFDCDGTLVDSAGLIHAVMVDTFADFGKPRPDIAQTKAIIGLTLDIAIARMLGKAHVDDEARAMTERYREIYHPIRARPGMIEPLFDGIAPLIDTLARRDEVLIGAVTGKGRRGLTHILETHGFAEHFIVSRTADDCPSKPHPAMVMECCHETGMVPADTVVIGDAIYDMQMAKAAGAKAIGVAWGYASVDDLWKAGADAVVSHPSEVPAHVPADILE; via the coding sequence ATGAAACTCGTTCTTTTCGATTGTGACGGCACGCTGGTCGACAGCGCCGGCCTTATCCATGCCGTCATGGTCGATACCTTTGCCGATTTCGGAAAGCCACGGCCTGATATTGCGCAGACCAAGGCAATTATCGGCCTGACGCTCGACATCGCCATCGCCCGCATGCTCGGTAAGGCGCATGTGGATGACGAGGCGCGCGCGATGACTGAGCGCTATCGGGAAATCTATCACCCGATCCGCGCCCGACCTGGCATGATCGAGCCGCTGTTCGACGGTATCGCGCCCTTAATCGACACGCTCGCCAGGCGGGATGAGGTGCTGATCGGCGCGGTCACCGGCAAGGGCCGTCGCGGGTTGACCCATATTCTCGAAACGCATGGTTTTGCCGAGCATTTCATCGTGTCGCGCACGGCGGATGATTGCCCTTCCAAGCCGCATCCGGCCATGGTGATGGAATGTTGCCATGAAACCGGCATGGTTCCGGCCGACACTGTCGTCATCGGCGATGCTATCTATGACATGCAGATGGCAAAGGCCGCCGGCGCAAAGGCCATCGGCGTTGCTTGGGGCTACGCCTCGGTCGATGATCTCTGGAAGGCGGGCGCAGACGCCGTCGTCAGCCATCCAAGCGAAGTTCCGGCCCATGTTCCTGCCGATATTCTTGAATGA
- the fghA gene encoding S-formylglutathione hydrolase, with protein MNIISQNTAFGGMQGVFSHPSETLKCEMTFAVYVPPKAISEPCPVLWYLSGLTCTHANVMEKGEYRRMASELGLIIVCPDTSPRGNDVPDEVTNWQMGKGAGFYLDATQEPWSEHYHMYSYVTEELPAFIGQHFRADMSRQGIFGHSMGGHGAMTIALKNPERFKSCSAFAPIVAPSSADWSEPALEKYLGTDRAAWRQYDACSLVEDGARFPEFLIDQGKADSFLDKGLRPWLFEEAIKGTDIGLTLRMHERYDHSYYFISSFMDDHLKWHAERLG; from the coding sequence ATGAATATCATCTCGCAAAATACGGCCTTTGGCGGCATGCAGGGCGTATTTTCGCACCCATCCGAAACCCTGAAATGCGAGATGACCTTTGCAGTCTATGTGCCGCCGAAGGCGATCAGCGAGCCGTGCCCGGTTCTGTGGTATCTTTCCGGCCTCACCTGCACCCACGCCAATGTCATGGAAAAAGGCGAATATCGCCGCATGGCATCCGAACTCGGGCTGATCATCGTTTGCCCGGATACCAGCCCGCGTGGCAACGATGTGCCTGATGAAGTGACCAACTGGCAAATGGGCAAGGGCGCGGGCTTTTATCTCGACGCCACGCAGGAACCTTGGTCGGAGCACTACCATATGTACAGCTACGTGACGGAAGAGCTGCCAGCCTTCATTGGCCAGCATTTCCGCGCGGATATGAGCCGTCAGGGCATTTTCGGCCATTCGATGGGCGGCCATGGCGCCATGACGATTGCGCTTAAGAACCCAGAGCGCTTCAAGAGCTGCTCCGCCTTCGCCCCAATCGTCGCCCCCTCCTCTGCCGACTGGTCCGAACCGGCGCTGGAAAAATATCTCGGAACGGATCGTGCCGCATGGCGGCAATACGACGCCTGCTCGCTGGTCGAAGACGGCGCCCGTTTTCCGGAATTCTTGATCGACCAGGGCAAGGCCGACAGTTTCCTCGATAAAGGCCTGCGTCCGTGGCTGTTCGAAGAGGCGATCAAAGGAACCGATATCGGCCTGACGCTGCGCATGCACGAGCGTTACGACCACTCCTATTATTTCATCTCCAGCTTCATGGATGACCATCTGAAATGGCATGCCGAGCGACTTGGCTAA
- a CDS encoding DUF3008 family protein, with the protein MPAKSKAQQKAAGAALAAKRGEVKKSSLQGASKSMEKSMTEKELDELASTKRKGLPEKKSD; encoded by the coding sequence ATGCCAGCCAAATCGAAAGCCCAGCAGAAAGCCGCAGGTGCGGCGCTGGCCGCCAAACGCGGTGAAGTCAAGAAATCCAGTTTACAAGGTGCTTCAAAAAGCATGGAGAAGTCCATGACAGAAAAGGAACTTGATGAACTGGCGTCGACAAAGCGCAAGGGTCTGCCGGAGAAAAAATCAGACTGA
- a CDS encoding RluA family pseudouridine synthase yields MAGIEHIKVEADEAGMRLDRWFKIHYPGLGFGQLQKLLRSGQVRVDGGRVKTDARVQPGQMVRVPPVDSDLKVKSGPIGSRDLKHSADGELLARMLLHEDDKVLVFNKPAGIAVQGGSGVNRHIDGLLEAWTSPKGEKPRLVHRLDRDTSGVLVVARTRGAAQKLTAAFRERDTKKTYWALVRGVPRKHQDKISTWLVKEQTPDGDRMRIAKHGEEGADHAISYYRVIDTAAQNLAWLEMEPYTGRTHQLRVHALHMGHPIIGDPKYYIDDPNWDFPGGVQKRLHLHARHIDIPHPNGGRLRVSAPLPPHMVQTWNLLGLDVADGDREG; encoded by the coding sequence ATGGCAGGTATCGAGCATATCAAGGTCGAGGCCGACGAGGCCGGTATGCGCCTCGATCGCTGGTTCAAGATTCACTATCCGGGTCTGGGGTTCGGGCAGCTGCAAAAGCTTCTGCGCTCAGGACAGGTGCGTGTGGACGGCGGCCGGGTGAAGACGGACGCACGGGTGCAGCCGGGACAGATGGTGCGTGTGCCGCCTGTTGATTCCGACCTCAAGGTCAAAAGCGGACCGATCGGATCCAGGGACCTCAAACATTCGGCAGACGGCGAACTTCTGGCGCGCATGCTGCTGCATGAGGACGACAAGGTTCTGGTGTTCAACAAGCCGGCCGGCATTGCCGTTCAGGGCGGATCGGGTGTCAACCGTCACATCGACGGGCTTCTGGAAGCGTGGACCAGCCCGAAGGGCGAAAAGCCGCGTCTGGTGCACCGTCTGGACCGTGACACGTCGGGCGTGCTGGTGGTGGCCCGCACCCGAGGTGCTGCACAGAAGCTGACGGCCGCTTTCCGCGAGCGCGATACCAAGAAGACCTATTGGGCGCTGGTTCGCGGCGTACCACGCAAGCATCAGGACAAGATTTCCACCTGGCTGGTCAAGGAACAGACCCCCGACGGCGACCGCATGCGCATTGCCAAGCACGGCGAAGAGGGGGCAGATCACGCCATTTCCTACTACCGTGTTATCGATACCGCTGCGCAGAACCTCGCCTGGCTGGAAATGGAGCCCTATACCGGCCGTACCCACCAGCTGCGCGTTCACGCACTGCATATGGGGCACCCGATCATCGGCGATCCGAAATATTACATCGATGATCCGAACTGGGATTTTCCGGGCGGTGTACAAAAGCGTCTGCACCTGCATGCACGCCATATCGACATTCCGCACCCGAATGGCGGCCGGCTTCGCGTCAGCGCGCCTTTGCCACCGCATATGGTACAGACTTGGAACCTGCTCGGCCTCGACGTGGCCGATGGCGACAGGGAAGGCTGA
- the crcB gene encoding fluoride efflux transporter CrcB translates to MLNIALVAAGGAIGSVFRYLVGLLSVRLVGMTFPWGTLAVNVVGSFLIGFLVELVARRLNASMEMRLFLVTGVLGGFTTFSSFSLDAVALFERGALGLSAVYITASLVVSIAAVFAGLALGRSLF, encoded by the coding sequence ATGCTGAATATCGCTCTTGTCGCAGCAGGCGGCGCAATCGGTTCGGTTTTCCGCTATCTCGTGGGTCTGTTGAGTGTGCGCCTTGTGGGTATGACTTTCCCTTGGGGAACGCTGGCGGTGAATGTGGTCGGATCCTTTCTCATCGGTTTCCTGGTTGAGCTTGTTGCAAGGCGGCTGAACGCGTCCATGGAGATGCGTCTGTTTCTGGTCACCGGCGTTCTCGGTGGCTTCACCACCTTTTCGTCCTTCTCGCTGGATGCGGTAGCGCTTTTCGAACGCGGCGCGCTCGGCCTTTCAGCGGTTTACATCACGGCAAGCCTGGTGGTTTCCATCGCGGCGGTTTTCGCCGGGCTGGCCTTGGGCCGCAGTTTGTTCTAA
- a CDS encoding copper chaperone PCu(A)C translates to MKTTKIITCTLFVASVSTAQAFAHTTFVDGSAEQESTIVAALQVPHGCDGGLATTEVQIKLPEGFITAKPQPKAGWDLEVIKGDYQKAYKNHGKDIKSGAVEIRWKGGNLPDEFYDTFAVQGKISGIEAGQDLPFKVTQLCGDKGKVSWDEVAAAGVDPHSLKSPAPTIRVTAKAHAGGHDHSAMAMDMDMDVVKAGSLELSAGATKAMLPGQPVGGGYVTIKNTGSSDDKLIGVESSAAGRAEIHEMAMVNDVMKMRKLDDGIVIPAGETVELKPGGLHMMFFNVKKPFAEGDKVPVTLIFEKAGKVEIVLSAGSAKGGDDKNAHQHN, encoded by the coding sequence ATGAAAACCACCAAGATCATCACCTGCACCCTGTTCGTCGCCTCCGTCTCGACGGCGCAGGCCTTCGCCCATACGACCTTCGTTGACGGTTCGGCCGAACAGGAAAGCACCATCGTTGCCGCACTTCAGGTGCCGCATGGCTGCGATGGCGGACTTGCCACCACAGAAGTGCAGATCAAGCTGCCGGAAGGCTTCATCACTGCCAAGCCGCAGCCCAAGGCCGGTTGGGACCTTGAGGTCATCAAGGGCGACTATCAGAAAGCCTACAAGAACCACGGAAAGGACATCAAAAGCGGCGCGGTCGAAATCCGCTGGAAGGGCGGCAATCTGCCGGATGAATTCTATGACACCTTTGCCGTTCAGGGAAAAATCTCCGGCATAGAGGCCGGGCAGGACCTTCCCTTCAAGGTGACGCAGCTTTGCGGCGACAAAGGCAAGGTTTCCTGGGACGAGGTGGCGGCCGCAGGCGTCGATCCGCATTCGTTGAAAAGCCCGGCGCCGACCATCCGCGTTACCGCAAAAGCCCATGCCGGCGGGCATGACCATTCCGCTATGGCCATGGATATGGATATGGACGTGGTGAAGGCTGGCAGTCTCGAGCTCTCGGCTGGCGCGACAAAGGCCATGCTGCCCGGTCAGCCCGTGGGCGGCGGTTATGTGACGATCAAGAATACCGGTTCCAGCGACGACAAGCTGATCGGCGTCGAATCCTCCGCCGCCGGCCGTGCGGAAATTCACGAAATGGCCATGGTCAACGACGTCATGAAGATGCGCAAGCTGGATGACGGCATCGTCATTCCCGCCGGCGAGACAGTGGAGCTGAAGCCCGGCGGCCTGCACATGATGTTCTTCAACGTGAAGAAGCCGTTCGCCGAAGGCGACAAGGTGCCGGTGACGCTGATCTTTGAAAAGGCTGGCAAGGTCGAGATTGTGCTTTCCGCAGGCTCGGCCAAGGGTGGTGACGACAAGAACGCTCACCAGCACAACTGA
- a CDS encoding DUF1345 domain-containing protein, whose protein sequence is MTPANPQSNTYSRHKPFFVALFVGAFGLGLALAFARPLAIEIAAILFFLTYLGLVAFRLPKLTAQHLKAHADSDDLPAMAIIAITLIAATVAVVSLFQALNHSGETVWTLLLAFGSVIFGWLTIHTMTALHYAHLYWRPETVDGKRKHRGGMDFPATKEPCGYDFLYFAVVIGMTAQTSDVAVTTTPMRKVTLLHSIVSFFFNTVLVAAAVNAAVALAG, encoded by the coding sequence ATGACCCCGGCCAATCCGCAGAGCAACACCTACAGCCGCCATAAGCCTTTCTTCGTCGCTCTTTTCGTTGGCGCATTCGGCCTTGGCTTGGCGCTGGCATTCGCACGGCCGCTCGCCATCGAAATTGCAGCCATTCTGTTTTTCCTGACCTATCTCGGGCTGGTGGCCTTTCGGCTTCCGAAATTAACGGCCCAGCACCTGAAAGCGCATGCCGATAGTGATGACCTGCCGGCAATGGCCATCATCGCCATTACGCTGATCGCTGCCACCGTCGCCGTCGTTTCACTTTTCCAGGCACTCAACCATTCCGGCGAAACCGTCTGGACGCTGCTGCTCGCCTTCGGCTCCGTCATTTTCGGGTGGCTGACAATCCACACCATGACCGCCTTGCACTATGCCCATCTTTACTGGCGTCCAGAAACCGTTGATGGCAAGCGCAAGCATCGCGGCGGCATGGATTTCCCGGCAACGAAGGAACCCTGCGGTTACGACTTCCTCTATTTCGCTGTTGTCATCGGCATGACGGCGCAGACCTCGGATGTTGCTGTAACCACGACACCGATGCGCAAGGTCACCCTGTTGCACTCCATCGTCTCCTTCTTCTTCAACACGGTTCTGGTAGCAGCGGCGGTCAATGCTGCGGTCGCGCTTGCGGGCTGA
- a CDS encoding ATP12 family chaperone protein, which yields MRDLLNDLSEGLSHPDPILRAQIQMQRPLPKRFYKDVTVADVEDGGFTIHLDGKPLRTPAKKPLVLPSKALADQLRDEWDAQKEVVNPVVMPVSRHVNTAIDGIASDTQAVFEDILRFSSSDLLCYRAGQPEALVARQADHWDPVIDWAANVLGARFTLVEGVMHRDQPREAVAAFAVTLKKYDTPIALAALHTMTSLTGSAILALALAEGQLTLEETWALAHLDEDWTAEHWGEDEEALERRATRLIDMRAALNVLEALKSAP from the coding sequence ATGCGTGATCTCCTGAACGACCTTTCGGAAGGCCTCAGCCACCCCGATCCGATCCTTCGCGCCCAAATCCAGATGCAGCGGCCCCTGCCGAAACGTTTCTATAAGGACGTTACCGTTGCTGACGTGGAAGACGGCGGCTTCACCATCCATCTCGATGGCAAACCTTTGCGCACGCCCGCCAAGAAGCCGCTTGTCTTGCCATCGAAGGCGCTTGCGGATCAGCTTCGCGATGAATGGGATGCGCAGAAAGAAGTGGTGAACCCGGTCGTCATGCCGGTCTCCCGGCATGTGAACACCGCCATCGACGGCATCGCCAGCGATACCCAGGCGGTTTTCGAGGACATACTGCGCTTTTCCTCTTCCGATCTCCTGTGCTACCGCGCAGGTCAACCGGAAGCGCTTGTGGCGCGGCAGGCGGACCATTGGGATCCGGTGATCGACTGGGCGGCCAATGTTCTCGGCGCACGCTTCACTCTCGTCGAAGGCGTCATGCATCGCGATCAGCCTCGGGAAGCCGTTGCAGCCTTTGCCGTGACGCTCAAAAAATACGATACGCCGATCGCGCTTGCCGCCCTGCACACCATGACGTCGCTGACCGGCTCCGCCATTCTGGCGCTGGCACTGGCGGAAGGGCAGCTGACGCTGGAGGAAACCTGGGCGCTGGCTCATCTTGACGAGGACTGGACCGCCGAACATTGGGGCGAGGACGAGGAGGCGCTGGAGCGCCGCGCCACTAGGCTCATCGACATGCGTGCAGCACTCAACGTTCTGGAGGCGTTGAAGAGCGCGCCTTAA
- the gcvH gene encoding glycine cleavage system protein GcvH has product MLKFTAEHEWLKFEGDIATVGITSHAAEQLGDLVFVELPEVGATFSKNGDAATVESVKAASDVYCPLDGEVVEINQAIVDDPSLVNSDPQGAGWFFKLKLSNAADADTLLDEAAYKELIA; this is encoded by the coding sequence ATGCTGAAATTTACCGCAGAACACGAATGGCTGAAGTTCGAAGGCGATATCGCCACCGTTGGCATTACCAGCCACGCCGCTGAACAGCTTGGCGACCTCGTCTTCGTCGAATTGCCGGAAGTGGGCGCCACCTTCTCCAAGAATGGCGACGCGGCGACCGTTGAATCCGTCAAGGCGGCTTCCGATGTCTATTGTCCGCTGGATGGCGAAGTGGTGGAAATCAACCAGGCCATCGTCGACGATCCCTCGCTGGTCAATTCCGATCCGCAGGGTGCCGGCTGGTTCTTCAAGCTGAAGCTCTCCAACGCCGCGGATGCCGATACGCTGCTCGACGAGGCAGCCTACAAGGAGCTGATCGCGTAA